AAGTCCGATGTTGTGTGTTGGTACATTAAGCAGCATCTGAGTTGAATGTATCAGCAGCAGTAGGTAGAGACGAAGTTTTCGATGGTAAGGATAGATATCGGCGGCCCGTCTGCCAATCTTCATGTATGTCCATTAGGACTGCTCCAATCAAACGATGCAACGAATCCTCGTTTGGGAAGATTCGGATCACTCGCTCTCTTCTGCGAATCTCCTCATTGACCCTTTCGATAGCATTGGAAGTACGTAGTCCATCCGGTCACATCCTGCGTGGTGCATTTATAGTTCCCCTTTTTGGTTCTAATCTTGTTCTCATCTGCATCCAGCATATAAATCTTTTTCTGCTTCTCTCCCCATGTTCCATCTTCCATAATCGGGCGCATGGTCATCATCATGTGGCAATGCAAGTTCCGTTGATGCGTGACCGGATTTTCAGAGTCATGGATAGCAAACTGTACACACATTCCATCATCCACAAAATTACGCTTCACATAATCCCTCACTACTTCAGTGGCAAGCTCATAGCTCCATTCATTGGGAATAGAAATCTTGTATGCCCTCGTAAGCTGTGCCTTTGAATTATTTTTCTCACGCATTTACACTGATTTCCACAATACAGAAGGGTCTGCATATTCCTTCGGTGCATTCTCCGGTAGCACAACCTCACTATGCACCAAATCCTCACTATACTTGGGATAATAATATGTTCCGTCATATTCAGAGTACATGGTGGTACGGCTGATATATGCTGACCTATCAACTGCGGATGAGCCACCACTACACTTTGCTCCCCTGCCTATGATAGCAATACGGGTACTTAGGCTTTTTACAGTCATAGCAACACCTCTTTTCTGCGTGGACTATGGCTGACCGATACTGTGGACTTTGCGGTATCGGCTGACTTTGTGGGCAGTGAAGCTCCGCTCTTTGGAGCTTCACTGAACGCAAAGTATGCAAATGGGTAGGTGCGCCCTCTGCACCGAAGGGAAAACGCAGTGTTCCCTTTTGACTGCCCTCGGCAGGCAATAGCTGTCTGCAAGATCCCTCGGAGAGCGCACATACCATCCGTGATGGTATATCTGTGCGCAACGAAAAAATTTCGTTGAATGGTTTTAGGCACTTTCGCCCTTGCCAGCACCTTCATCATTAACCACCTCACTTTCCGATTTTGCAAATGCACTGCCACTCTTTTCAGTATTTTCCTTTTTCACGATTTCAATAATGCGCTGGCACTGCTCTGACTTGATTGCAGATGCAATAATGCGGTTCAACTCCAACTCGTCAAACTGGTAGCACTCGGGAAAATATTTGTGAACAATACCACCCATCATGTACTTATGCTGATTTTCCTCTTTTCTCTTTCTTGATCCCTCTTTCCTCTTAGCTTCTGCCAACCTCGCCTTGGCTTGTGCCAACTGCTCCTCTGCTCTTAAAATCTCTGCTGATTTTTCATTGTTCTTTATCATGTTTTTCATTCTCCTTTTCTTCATTTCGGGCAACAAAAAAGGCGGTCATGGTTTTGACATTCCATGCCACCTTTTGGTGTTCGATATTAAATTAAAGTGCGGTGAAACCTGAAATTTTCATCTCTCTATTTATCTAAAATCTTATCTAATTCCTCAATCATAATCTTCTGATTAAACAATGCATTTTCGCAATGAAATTTACCCTTGAAACATTTGATAATTGTATTCGGATAATATTTACTAACATATTTTGCAGATTTTTTTGCAAGCATTTCATTAGCTGCTGTTCCATGAAAGAAATATACCACTGTATCAGGAGTATGTATGCTTTGGCTTAACTTGAAATTAGCTATGTCTTCTATACTTTTATCTACTGTTGTATCTGACATATTATCAATCACTTTCAAAAAGTATTCCAGATTATCTTCCGAAATAATTACTTTTGTAGCCCGCTCTACTGTTTTCTTATCACGTTGCCGTGATTTATGAGTAATATCCACATAGAATTTTTTCATAAATTCTTTCATCAGACTATTATATGATACTAAAGGTGAGCCGTCAAAAATCACTTTATCAAATATTAATCTATTATTCTGCCACAATATTGCGGTTAAGACTCCACCCATTGACATGCCATACACAGCGTATATATCTTTCCCATAGCGAGAAAGAATATAATCTTCAATTTCCTTTGCATCTGACGCAAAAGAAATAAAATCTTCTTTAACCTCTGGATTATGCCCTGACATAATAGGCACAATAATATGAAACTTATCTTTGTAGTATTCGATATACTTGTTCCACACCTGCCAAGGGCACTGAAAACCATGTATCAAAATAATTTTTCTATTGGTAATATTACCAAATTCAAGAACTTTCATATGCTAATACCTCCGTAGTATTCAAATCTTACCCTTTCATTTTAATTGGCGAAGACGAATATTTTTTATATCATCTTTATACTTCCTTAAA
The sequence above is a segment of the Peptoniphilaceae bacterium AMB_02 genome. Coding sequences within it:
- a CDS encoding alpha/beta hydrolase is translated as MKVLEFGNITNRKIILIHGFQCPWQVWNKYIEYYKDKFHIIVPIMSGHNPEVKEDFISFASDAKEIEDYILSRYGKDIYAVYGMSMGGVLTAILWQNNRLIFDKVIFDGSPLVSYNSLMKEFMKKFYVDITHKSRQRDKKTVERATKVIISEDNLEYFLKVIDNMSDTTVDKSIEDIANFKLSQSIHTPDTVVYFFHGTAANEMLAKKSAKYVSKYYPNTIIKCFKGKFHCENALFNQKIMIEELDKILDK